In the genome of Oceaniferula marina, one region contains:
- a CDS encoding TolC family protein, which translates to MKSISSVASIGFFTCLLTVVEAEQTELVSRHASLRRALRQNPELQSEKESVAISRAQVRRELLEFDWGVEALARYEDRTKPQNTREYVAVGGVQIPGSSERLFLDENLTARFGLKKKYSTGTIFEVGTRYSRLVNTLNQTSSSALYTPEYESFTGITITQPLLRGFGMDANMAGVNIAHRRVAAQEVLTRVKAMNLAAEVASRYSDIVAADRVLKVHQKNIALANQMLKRNRELLKSNEGLETDVVTAELAVYQRQDQYIAAAADKIERVNALFGLIDRGPDLEGNTRFEPSAGFCSTKNLGTKRQLIEYGRTRRLDIAYYKHVVETAKLNVLRANDSTKAQLNLTGTVGLYGLADNSNDSYKEAFDRQGTEWSIGLDFKMPLGRDGVTAAVDAAKAQKRQAELELSKAQRMISLEVDTAFSRVDSAKQRIVTSRKAVDLAKKRLQQEQDLFDEGQGDFYRVVEQQQILNDAEVTLVHSEAALSKSVIMVWLASGQIFTRLGISLEEVEVALALANGTGKQGESPTETK; encoded by the coding sequence ATGAAATCAATATCTTCTGTTGCCAGTATCGGATTTTTTACCTGCTTGTTGACTGTTGTTGAAGCTGAGCAAACTGAACTTGTTAGTCGGCATGCGTCATTGAGGCGTGCACTACGACAAAACCCTGAGTTGCAAAGTGAAAAGGAAAGTGTTGCCATCAGCCGGGCCCAGGTGCGTCGTGAGTTGTTGGAGTTTGATTGGGGGGTTGAGGCCTTGGCTCGTTATGAGGACAGGACCAAGCCGCAGAATACCAGAGAATATGTTGCCGTTGGTGGAGTTCAGATCCCCGGAAGTTCGGAACGACTTTTTCTTGATGAAAATCTGACAGCCCGGTTTGGGCTTAAGAAAAAGTATAGCACGGGAACGATATTTGAGGTGGGAACGCGATATTCGCGTTTGGTCAACACCTTGAACCAAACTTCGAGTAGTGCGCTCTATACGCCTGAATATGAAAGCTTTACCGGGATCACGATTACGCAGCCTTTATTGCGTGGTTTTGGAATGGATGCCAATATGGCAGGGGTGAATATTGCGCATCGGCGGGTGGCGGCCCAGGAAGTGCTCACCCGGGTGAAAGCGATGAACCTTGCCGCCGAGGTTGCGAGCCGGTATTCAGACATTGTGGCGGCGGACCGGGTGTTGAAGGTTCATCAGAAGAACATCGCTCTCGCGAATCAAATGTTGAAACGCAATCGTGAGTTGCTTAAAAGTAACGAGGGATTGGAGACGGATGTGGTGACTGCTGAGTTAGCGGTTTATCAACGGCAAGATCAGTATATTGCGGCGGCAGCGGATAAAATCGAGCGGGTGAATGCGTTGTTTGGCTTGATTGACCGGGGGCCTGACCTTGAAGGGAATACCCGTTTCGAGCCGAGTGCCGGATTTTGCTCCACCAAGAATTTGGGAACCAAACGTCAATTGATTGAGTATGGGAGAACACGCCGACTGGATATTGCGTATTACAAACATGTGGTGGAAACGGCCAAGTTGAATGTGTTACGTGCCAACGACTCAACCAAGGCTCAGTTGAATTTGACCGGAACGGTGGGTCTTTACGGCTTGGCGGATAATTCTAACGATTCTTACAAAGAAGCCTTTGACCGACAAGGTACGGAGTGGTCGATTGGGCTGGATTTTAAAATGCCACTCGGTCGCGACGGAGTGACGGCCGCTGTTGATGCGGCCAAGGCACAGAAGCGGCAGGCTGAGTTGGAGTTATCCAAGGCCCAACGGATGATTTCCCTGGAGGTGGATACTGCTTTCAGCAGAGTGGACTCGGCGAAGCAGCGGATTGTGACATCTAGAAAAGCGGTGGATTTGGCTAAAAAGCGTTTGCAGCAAGAGCAAGATTTATTTGACGAAGGTCAGGGCGATTTTTACCGGGTGGTGGAGCAGCAGCAAATTCTTAACGATGCGGAAGTAACCTTGGTGCATAGTGAGGCCGCGCTGAGTAAGTCGGTGATCATGGTATGGTTAGCCTCTGGTCAAATTTTTACCCGTTTGGGGATTTCTCTGGAGGAGGTGGAAGTGGCTCTCGCACTGGCCAATGGCACGGGTAAACAAGGGGAAAGCCCCACGGAGACTAAATAA
- a CDS encoding amino acid carrier protein — protein MESLIYQINDIIWSSAFIAVALGVGIYFSIILRFPQLRLVPLMAKLLFRGNETKQGVSSFQAFAMAISGRVGTGNIAGVATAIALGGPGAVFWMWVSAFLGAATAFAESTLGQMYKRVDHDEYRGGPAYYIRHGLGLNWYACIFALATILAMTMFLPGIQAKSVVQGITLAFGWQPWAVGLLIVIPLGLVIFGGVHRIAHVAQILVPLMAAAYILVSLVIIIMNIDAVPKVFNLILSSAFGTSQVFGGIVGLSISWGIKRGIYSNEAGQGSAAHAASAAEVRHPAEQGLVQAFSVYIDTLLVCSATAFMILFTGSYNVVQRDASGKDIGYVAEHLPGVEYGTQFTQYAVDSQFAGYGQGFVAVALFFFAFTTLMAYYYMAETNIAFLNQKRNWRWPVPCLRIVILLSTFYGVFSAAGYVWTLGDIGVGIMAWLNIVALILLRKPIIRTLKDYERQRKSGEPITFRPSDLDIPNASYWEDRQTTSHQADEPDPSPHT, from the coding sequence ATGGAATCTCTTATCTATCAAATCAACGACATCATCTGGAGTTCCGCCTTCATCGCGGTCGCCCTCGGTGTCGGCATCTACTTTTCGATTATCCTCCGCTTCCCCCAGCTGCGGCTGGTGCCACTGATGGCAAAGCTGCTCTTTCGAGGAAATGAAACCAAACAGGGGGTCTCCTCATTTCAGGCCTTCGCCATGGCGATCTCCGGCCGGGTCGGAACCGGTAACATTGCCGGTGTGGCCACGGCCATCGCCTTGGGGGGCCCCGGTGCGGTGTTCTGGATGTGGGTCAGTGCCTTTCTCGGTGCCGCCACTGCCTTTGCTGAATCCACACTGGGTCAAATGTACAAACGGGTGGACCACGATGAATACCGTGGTGGCCCCGCTTACTACATCCGGCACGGGCTGGGACTCAACTGGTATGCCTGCATTTTCGCCTTGGCGACGATTCTAGCCATGACGATGTTCCTTCCGGGGATTCAGGCAAAAAGCGTGGTTCAAGGCATCACTCTCGCCTTCGGCTGGCAGCCTTGGGCTGTGGGTCTGCTCATCGTTATTCCCCTCGGTTTGGTTATCTTTGGCGGCGTGCACCGGATTGCCCACGTGGCTCAAATCCTGGTTCCTCTGATGGCAGCCGCCTACATTTTGGTCTCACTGGTCATCATCATCATGAACATCGACGCTGTCCCCAAGGTGTTCAATCTCATCCTCAGCTCGGCCTTTGGAACCAGCCAGGTCTTTGGTGGCATCGTCGGCCTGTCGATCAGTTGGGGAATCAAACGAGGGATCTACAGCAATGAGGCTGGCCAGGGAAGCGCCGCCCATGCGGCCTCGGCCGCCGAAGTCAGGCACCCCGCGGAACAAGGGCTGGTGCAAGCCTTCTCCGTCTATATCGACACCCTGCTCGTCTGCAGTGCCACCGCTTTTATGATTCTCTTCACTGGCAGCTACAATGTGGTTCAACGCGATGCCTCGGGGAAAGACATCGGCTATGTGGCAGAACATCTCCCCGGGGTGGAATACGGAACCCAGTTCACTCAGTATGCGGTCGACAGCCAATTTGCGGGATACGGACAGGGCTTTGTTGCCGTCGCCTTATTCTTTTTTGCCTTCACGACCCTAATGGCCTACTACTACATGGCAGAAACCAACATTGCCTTTCTGAATCAAAAGCGCAACTGGCGATGGCCCGTCCCTTGCTTACGTATCGTCATTCTCTTATCCACCTTTTACGGGGTGTTTAGCGCAGCGGGCTACGTCTGGACACTGGGAGACATCGGTGTCGGGATCATGGCCTGGTTGAATATCGTCGCGCTAATCCTCCTCCGCAAACCCATCATCCGCACCCTCAAGGACTACGAACGGCAACGCAAATCCGGAGAGCCCATCACTTTCCGGCCATCCGATTTGGACATCCCCAATGCCTCATACTGGGAGGACCGGCAAACAACAAGCCATCAAGCTGACGAGCCTGACCCTTCGCCCCATACATAA
- a CDS encoding SphA family protein, protein MKPLRRHLITTAMSLFISPSLYAAEGGSSHYTPGFYGDFGVALEPEPGLYLRNDLYFYHGDAGRQRFVDVGQIRSELELDMAMYMLTALKVTEHELFGAQYAMGAYLPVLAMDLSATVELGQNDRSFDDDGLFVSDLGLIPISLYWNCGNWHFNASEIVTVPIGQYDQDDDLNGGLNYWSFETTFSTTYLHPEKGTEFSFALGYIYNTENQDTNYQTGQELHLELMLNQYLSETFAIGLQGFVYQQITGDSGSGALLGDFKGEAAGIGPAVYWAGELGGCPLGVSARWIHEFGVDKRLEGDHFFLSATFSF, encoded by the coding sequence ATGAAACCATTACGACGCCATCTGATCACTACCGCTATGAGCTTGTTCATCTCTCCGTCTTTATATGCGGCTGAAGGAGGAAGCTCCCATTACACCCCTGGATTTTATGGCGATTTTGGAGTCGCTCTCGAGCCGGAACCCGGACTGTATTTGAGGAATGATCTTTATTTCTATCATGGAGATGCGGGGAGGCAGCGCTTTGTGGATGTGGGACAGATTCGTTCCGAGCTTGAGCTTGATATGGCGATGTACATGTTGACGGCACTGAAGGTCACCGAACATGAATTGTTTGGAGCGCAATATGCCATGGGTGCCTATCTGCCGGTTTTAGCGATGGATCTCTCAGCTACGGTGGAGCTTGGCCAAAACGATCGGTCATTCGATGATGACGGTTTGTTTGTGAGTGATTTGGGGCTGATTCCCATTTCACTTTATTGGAATTGTGGAAACTGGCATTTTAATGCGAGTGAAATCGTGACCGTACCCATCGGTCAATATGACCAGGATGATGACCTCAACGGTGGATTAAACTATTGGAGTTTTGAAACGACATTTTCCACGACGTATTTGCATCCGGAAAAGGGGACGGAATTTTCGTTTGCCCTTGGTTACATTTACAACACGGAGAACCAAGACACCAACTACCAGACGGGTCAGGAGTTGCACCTCGAGTTGATGTTGAACCAGTATCTCTCCGAGACCTTTGCGATCGGTTTGCAAGGTTTTGTGTATCAGCAAATCACCGGGGATTCTGGTTCGGGCGCGCTGTTAGGTGACTTCAAGGGCGAAGCTGCCGGGATTGGCCCGGCTGTTTACTGGGCTGGTGAGCTGGGTGGCTGCCCACTGGGTGTTTCAGCCCGCTGGATTCATGAGTTCGGAGTCGATAAGCGCTTGGAGGGGGATCACTTTTTCCTCAGTGCGACCTTCTCTTTTTAA
- a CDS encoding efflux RND transporter periplasmic adaptor subunit: MNLEDILNTGEDPSDFWNNVLQAVAEDWQLSQCVALQVDGDSVKLFGASQGSNLRSAPAAVRKAIMTHSPQPQVLEENKECWMVLPLEISGSASQISLVAARDGALTETEQRHLCRFVEVAVAAFTAQKKAEVSEKSLDEISRVVDLGLIIGESAHFGEASMKLCNELDTQLKAMRVTLGWRKKGLMELVATNHGGRVRNDTETAGALARAMDEAAEQDCEVGEPKLAGAEINQQHRAFSQSHGNCQIFSLPLRKNGEVHGAVAVEYPADSKAVTQERVDALRVVLDLVSPQLVTLYEKSGWIGARAWRSVRKLFASLLGYRHTGWKLAGLVLVLGFLLCCVIPITYKVKAPFILRTEASADLTAPFSGYIDTVEVNVGDVVQKGQLLVTLDKRELVMQQIELRAERDRSLSEARRYEAEGDLSQMKLSMLAIEQADAKLEVIDYRLARTQIRAPFDGVIVEGDLKERLSSPTQVGEILMRIVQISDLYGELQVDERDIHFLQQDMKGEIAFTSRPEDRFDVLLNAYEPVAVVKETGTDFRVRVSVTDTPEGWWRPGMSGVCKVDVEKRSIAWIYLHRTWNFLRLKLWF; encoded by the coding sequence ATGAATTTGGAGGATATTCTTAACACCGGTGAGGATCCATCTGATTTCTGGAACAACGTATTGCAAGCGGTTGCCGAGGATTGGCAGCTGAGCCAGTGTGTTGCGCTTCAGGTGGATGGTGATTCCGTGAAGCTTTTTGGAGCCAGTCAGGGGAGTAATCTGAGGTCGGCCCCCGCTGCAGTCCGTAAGGCGATTATGACCCATTCCCCTCAGCCTCAAGTGCTTGAGGAAAACAAGGAGTGTTGGATGGTCTTGCCATTGGAAATTTCAGGGTCGGCTAGCCAGATATCGTTGGTTGCTGCCCGGGACGGGGCGCTGACGGAAACGGAGCAGCGGCACCTTTGTCGTTTTGTCGAAGTGGCCGTGGCGGCTTTTACCGCTCAGAAGAAGGCGGAAGTGTCGGAAAAATCCTTGGATGAAATTTCACGGGTGGTTGATTTGGGCCTGATTATCGGAGAATCAGCCCATTTCGGTGAGGCATCGATGAAGCTCTGTAACGAGCTCGATACCCAGCTCAAAGCCATGCGGGTCACCTTGGGGTGGCGTAAAAAAGGCCTGATGGAACTCGTGGCAACCAATCACGGTGGCCGCGTTCGTAATGACACCGAGACGGCGGGTGCTCTTGCCAGAGCGATGGATGAAGCGGCTGAACAGGATTGTGAAGTGGGTGAACCCAAGCTTGCAGGTGCCGAGATCAACCAGCAGCACCGTGCCTTCTCCCAGTCACATGGCAATTGTCAGATCTTCTCCCTCCCCTTGCGTAAAAATGGGGAAGTGCATGGTGCCGTGGCGGTGGAGTATCCGGCGGACTCGAAGGCGGTTACCCAGGAAAGGGTGGATGCCTTGCGGGTGGTATTGGATCTGGTCAGTCCCCAGCTGGTGACCTTGTATGAAAAATCCGGTTGGATTGGGGCACGGGCGTGGCGATCGGTTCGTAAGCTGTTCGCCTCTTTATTGGGCTACCGTCACACGGGTTGGAAATTGGCCGGGTTGGTGTTGGTGCTTGGTTTTTTACTCTGTTGTGTGATTCCGATTACCTATAAAGTGAAGGCTCCGTTTATTTTGCGGACTGAGGCATCGGCGGATTTGACCGCTCCATTTTCCGGTTACATCGACACGGTGGAAGTGAATGTCGGGGATGTGGTTCAAAAAGGACAACTGCTGGTGACGCTGGATAAGCGGGAGTTGGTGATGCAACAAATCGAGCTGAGGGCAGAGCGAGACCGCAGTTTGTCCGAGGCGCGCCGCTATGAGGCCGAAGGTGATTTATCTCAGATGAAGCTCTCGATGCTCGCGATCGAGCAGGCGGATGCCAAGTTGGAGGTGATTGATTACCGTTTGGCTCGCACCCAGATCCGCGCTCCTTTTGATGGGGTGATTGTTGAAGGTGATTTGAAAGAACGCCTGTCCTCACCCACTCAGGTGGGTGAAATCCTGATGCGGATTGTCCAGATTTCCGATCTTTACGGCGAGCTGCAGGTCGATGAGAGGGATATTCATTTTCTCCAGCAGGATATGAAGGGAGAAATTGCCTTCACCTCGCGCCCGGAGGATCGGTTTGATGTATTGCTGAATGCTTATGAGCCGGTGGCCGTGGTGAAAGAGACGGGCACGGATTTTAGGGTCAGGGTCTCGGTGACCGATACGCCAGAAGGTTGGTGGCGCCCCGGTATGAGTGGTGTCTGTAAGGTTGATGTCGAAAAACGATCGATCGCCTGGATTTACTTGCACCGGACATGGAACTTCCTTCGCTTGAAGCTGTGGTTCTAG
- a CDS encoding peptidase M50 has protein sequence MRQRTVFDESWYRVSRSQVRLLPGVEMIRQMFRGEPWYVVCDKLGHRFFRVRPAAYRFICYLEDASSVEEAWERALEIDPHDAPGQGEVVQLLSQLYQSGLLRSDQAADIDALEDAKMREDKQKQKQRFSSLLFLKIRLFNPDPFLRKTLSLFAWLFTPVGALLWTLVFIWGALALIENWSEFADTSRSILGWSNLPYLYLSLIITKVLHEFGHAYACRRYGREVPEMGIMLLVFNPLPYVDASSCYAFARKYQRVIVGIAGMAVELFVAAIAVKVWAEGADGIMTRVAYNVAITASVGALLFNLNPLLRFDGYHILCDLLETPNLQGRSQSLMGWWVNKKIFKIDPGPIPTTSRREQVGFTCYFFASWVYRFLLMIGILIFVSKQFMILGMILALIFCVVWVFLPPFKGFKYLFFSPKLMNRRMRAIGIVTCFLAVVFAFLAFFPMPYSFRSEGIVKSADFQHVYTSSPGRIAKLVTPSGTMVEAGQVLVQLTNQELEHEGELIRIERERAQLLMHQDRSEQGTQLAGLKAFLKALDSRQAALNAQLESLVVRAPIAGRWISDQLHEVTGSVVPRGQTLGIVRAETGYVFTAVVHQRDAGRFSLVDSELKIYGQEGETLKLTEIEAIPAGQDDLPSAALGVAGGGSAGVAPDQQGGGSATETYFQVRGKINMTEASAPQHGQRGVARFPLPKTPLLRQWTHAIRQFFQQEYQL, from the coding sequence ATGAGACAGCGGACGGTTTTTGATGAATCATGGTATCGGGTAAGCCGTAGCCAGGTTCGTTTGTTGCCCGGTGTTGAGATGATTCGCCAGATGTTTCGTGGCGAGCCATGGTATGTGGTTTGCGATAAACTCGGGCACCGGTTTTTCCGGGTGCGTCCCGCTGCGTATCGATTTATTTGTTATCTGGAGGATGCGTCATCGGTGGAAGAGGCCTGGGAACGGGCATTGGAAATAGATCCCCACGATGCCCCCGGTCAGGGTGAGGTGGTGCAGCTTTTATCCCAGCTCTATCAGTCGGGTTTATTACGCAGTGACCAAGCGGCGGATATTGACGCGCTGGAGGATGCTAAAATGCGGGAGGATAAACAGAAACAGAAACAACGCTTTTCCAGTTTGTTGTTTTTGAAGATTCGCTTGTTTAATCCGGATCCGTTTCTCCGCAAAACGCTCTCACTCTTTGCCTGGTTATTTACCCCGGTGGGTGCCTTATTGTGGACGCTTGTTTTTATCTGGGGTGCGTTGGCATTGATTGAAAACTGGTCGGAATTTGCAGACACCTCGCGATCGATTCTGGGATGGTCCAACCTTCCCTACCTTTATTTAAGTTTGATCATCACCAAGGTGTTACACGAATTCGGTCATGCGTATGCTTGCCGCCGATATGGTCGGGAAGTGCCTGAAATGGGGATTATGCTCTTGGTGTTTAACCCACTTCCTTATGTGGATGCTTCTTCGTGTTATGCCTTTGCCCGCAAGTACCAACGGGTGATTGTCGGGATTGCCGGTATGGCTGTGGAGCTCTTTGTGGCAGCGATAGCTGTCAAGGTATGGGCAGAAGGGGCGGATGGCATCATGACCCGTGTTGCGTATAACGTAGCGATCACCGCCTCGGTGGGAGCGTTGTTGTTCAACCTGAACCCCCTGTTGCGGTTCGATGGTTACCATATCCTCTGTGATTTGCTCGAAACCCCGAACCTGCAAGGCCGTTCGCAGTCGCTGATGGGGTGGTGGGTGAATAAAAAAATCTTCAAAATCGACCCCGGACCGATCCCGACCACATCCCGCCGGGAGCAGGTTGGTTTTACCTGTTACTTTTTTGCCAGCTGGGTGTACCGGTTTTTATTAATGATCGGAATTCTGATCTTTGTCTCCAAGCAGTTCATGATTCTGGGGATGATTTTGGCTTTGATTTTTTGTGTTGTCTGGGTTTTCCTACCCCCTTTTAAGGGATTTAAATATTTATTCTTCAGTCCAAAGCTTATGAATCGACGTATGCGTGCCATCGGAATTGTCACCTGTTTTTTGGCGGTGGTGTTCGCCTTTCTTGCTTTTTTCCCGATGCCTTACAGTTTTCGGTCGGAAGGTATTGTGAAATCAGCTGATTTCCAACATGTCTATACCAGCTCTCCGGGCAGGATTGCAAAGCTGGTCACCCCGTCCGGAACGATGGTGGAAGCTGGGCAAGTTCTGGTGCAGTTGACCAATCAGGAACTGGAACACGAGGGTGAGTTGATTCGGATTGAGCGTGAACGGGCGCAGCTGTTGATGCACCAGGATCGCAGTGAGCAGGGGACCCAACTGGCTGGGTTAAAGGCCTTTCTAAAAGCGCTGGATTCACGCCAGGCTGCGTTGAATGCCCAGCTGGAGAGCCTGGTAGTTCGGGCTCCGATAGCCGGCCGATGGATTTCCGATCAGCTGCATGAAGTGACAGGGTCTGTGGTACCACGCGGCCAGACGCTGGGTATTGTGCGGGCTGAAACGGGCTATGTGTTTACGGCCGTCGTACACCAGCGTGACGCGGGACGGTTTTCGCTCGTGGATTCGGAGTTGAAAATCTACGGACAGGAGGGTGAAACCTTGAAATTGACTGAGATTGAAGCCATTCCTGCAGGGCAGGATGATTTGCCAAGTGCCGCATTGGGGGTTGCCGGCGGGGGATCCGCCGGAGTGGCTCCCGACCAGCAAGGGGGCGGTAGCGCGACCGAAACCTATTTCCAAGTCCGAGGAAAAATCAATATGACCGAAGCGTCCGCTCCTCAACATGGCCAGCGTGGTGTAGCTCGTTTTCCTTTGCCCAAAACCCCGCTTCTCCGCCAGTGGACTCATGCCATCCGGCAGTTTTTCCAACAGGAATACCAACTTTGA
- a CDS encoding efflux RND transporter periplasmic adaptor subunit produces MMIRSMMILGGLAVWLPCAQADVWVEGTSQPYERITISSPVEEIVESVEVEEGDVVEKGSVLAKLFSTREKLEVKRLGHMIVKAEEDARTARELFEKKIKSRSNLLEMEAELKRLQVELEMAQYSVDQRVVKAPVSGTVVYRLKDPGEAIGRVEPLFEIINASKMKLVFFLSTKHLSILKEGMEVAVVFPELPAVGEQKAKLMFVDPQLDSRSGLFRVRFELDNQTLKAKPGLRVKVKLPETENGK; encoded by the coding sequence ATGATGATTCGATCAATGATGATATTAGGGGGATTGGCCGTCTGGCTTCCTTGTGCACAGGCAGATGTCTGGGTTGAGGGGACCAGCCAGCCGTATGAGAGGATTACGATTAGCTCCCCCGTAGAAGAGATCGTGGAAAGTGTTGAGGTTGAGGAAGGAGATGTGGTCGAAAAAGGGAGTGTGTTAGCCAAGCTTTTCTCCACCCGTGAGAAATTGGAGGTGAAGCGTTTGGGGCATATGATTGTGAAGGCTGAGGAAGATGCCCGGACGGCCCGCGAGCTTTTTGAGAAAAAGATCAAGAGTCGGTCCAACTTGCTCGAAATGGAAGCTGAGTTAAAGCGTCTGCAAGTAGAGCTTGAAATGGCTCAGTATTCAGTGGATCAGAGAGTGGTCAAGGCGCCGGTTTCCGGTACGGTGGTGTACCGTTTGAAAGACCCGGGAGAAGCGATTGGGCGTGTTGAGCCGTTGTTTGAAATTATCAATGCTTCCAAGATGAAGTTGGTATTCTTTCTCTCAACCAAGCATTTGTCGATTTTGAAAGAGGGGATGGAAGTGGCGGTTGTTTTTCCTGAACTGCCTGCGGTGGGTGAGCAAAAGGCGAAGTTGATGTTTGTTGACCCTCAACTCGACTCCCGTAGTGGATTGTTCAGGGTGAGGTTTGAGTTGGATAATCAAACGTTGAAAGCGAAGCCTGGATTGCGGGTTAAAGTTAAATTACCTGAAACGGAGAACGGGAAATGA
- a CDS encoding prepilin peptidase yields MPIDAPSRFERSFFQQKASPDLKGLDYLAKRTLGKWKRRKSILRPWWSIVDRAVILRENLEELSNGELNRRVNDTHLDVTHADAPDAEALALICEIARRELGLTPYPVQMLSALALIHGYLAEIDTGEGKTLSIALAAAFESWKGEPVHVVTANDYLAERDARTMQRFYLRLGISVAAVTGETPPDQRRLGYQAHITYTTAKEVAADYLRDRLQLGEWERSGERQHMRKFVNAPGSGVRLTQRGLFRALIDEADNGLIDEAVTPLLISQKIESEELQGACVAAWRIAEFLREESDYEVVRGRREVTLTADGEEKALDQDDFPDVPLWRCPQRRKQMILLALEAREFFVLGTQYIIEDGKVVIVDESTGRPMPDRSWKLGLHQIMEAKEGVEVTHPSTTIAQISFQTFFKKYRRLSGATGTAREIADEIWVTYGIPTIRIPRHLPNIATRKAPCFYLTESDKEDALLKEIIRCHEAGQPVLVGTRTVTSSERLGRKLSLREIDHVILNATRISQESGIVAKAGGRGRVTIATNMAGRGTDIELGYGVEKIGGLHVIATEPHEARRVDRQLFGRSGRQGDPGSVSRHYAMDDTLFETFLPKWVQRLMQAPADQETGRMKLPRCCHLALIYVQRRAEKLAAFRRKQVSENDRQQRMSLGFARD; encoded by the coding sequence ATGCCGATTGATGCCCCCAGCCGGTTTGAAAGATCCTTCTTTCAACAAAAAGCCAGTCCTGACCTCAAAGGCTTGGATTATCTGGCCAAGCGTACGCTGGGGAAATGGAAGCGGAGGAAGTCGATTTTGCGTCCCTGGTGGTCGATTGTTGATCGTGCGGTCATCTTGCGGGAAAACCTGGAAGAGCTGAGTAACGGGGAGCTCAACCGGAGGGTGAATGATACCCATTTGGATGTAACTCATGCTGATGCTCCGGATGCGGAGGCACTGGCGCTGATTTGTGAAATTGCCAGACGTGAGCTGGGATTAACTCCCTACCCGGTACAGATGCTCTCGGCCCTGGCCCTCATTCACGGGTATCTGGCTGAAATTGATACCGGTGAGGGAAAAACCTTATCGATCGCGCTGGCGGCGGCGTTTGAATCCTGGAAAGGAGAACCGGTGCATGTGGTGACGGCCAATGATTATCTGGCTGAGCGTGATGCCCGGACGATGCAGCGGTTTTACCTTCGTTTGGGGATTTCTGTGGCAGCGGTGACCGGAGAGACTCCCCCCGATCAACGACGGCTTGGTTATCAGGCTCATATCACCTACACCACGGCCAAGGAGGTGGCGGCGGATTACCTGCGTGACCGTCTCCAACTCGGTGAGTGGGAGCGTTCAGGCGAACGGCAGCATATGCGAAAATTTGTCAATGCGCCGGGCAGTGGTGTCCGTTTGACCCAGAGGGGCCTGTTTCGGGCATTGATCGATGAAGCGGACAACGGCTTGATTGATGAGGCGGTGACGCCGTTGTTGATCAGTCAGAAAATCGAATCTGAAGAATTGCAGGGCGCTTGCGTCGCTGCGTGGCGGATCGCTGAATTTTTACGTGAAGAAAGTGATTACGAGGTGGTTCGGGGTCGCCGGGAGGTTACCTTGACCGCGGACGGTGAAGAGAAAGCACTGGATCAGGATGATTTTCCGGATGTGCCGCTATGGCGCTGTCCACAGCGGCGGAAGCAGATGATCTTACTGGCGCTTGAAGCCCGTGAATTTTTTGTGTTGGGGACCCAGTACATTATTGAGGATGGCAAAGTGGTGATCGTGGACGAGAGTACGGGACGCCCGATGCCGGACCGCTCATGGAAACTCGGCCTGCATCAGATCATGGAGGCAAAAGAGGGCGTGGAAGTCACCCACCCGAGTACCACGATTGCCCAAATTTCCTTTCAGACGTTTTTCAAAAAGTACCGTCGGCTGTCGGGGGCCACCGGAACCGCACGGGAAATTGCGGATGAAATTTGGGTTACCTATGGGATCCCGACGATTCGTATTCCCAGGCATTTACCCAACATAGCGACTCGGAAAGCTCCATGTTTTTATCTGACGGAATCGGATAAGGAAGACGCCTTGCTCAAGGAAATCATTCGTTGTCACGAAGCGGGTCAACCGGTGTTGGTGGGAACCAGAACGGTAACATCCAGTGAGCGCTTGGGGCGCAAACTTAGTTTGAGGGAGATTGATCATGTCATTCTGAACGCGACACGTATTTCTCAGGAGTCTGGGATTGTTGCCAAAGCCGGAGGTCGCGGGCGTGTCACCATTGCGACCAACATGGCCGGGCGGGGAACCGATATTGAATTGGGATATGGAGTGGAAAAAATCGGAGGCCTCCACGTCATTGCCACTGAGCCTCATGAAGCCAGGCGGGTTGATCGTCAGTTGTTCGGACGTTCGGGCCGACAAGGTGACCCCGGATCTGTAAGTCGCCATTACGCCATGGATGACACCTTGTTTGAGACCTTTTTACCCAAATGGGTCCAGCGTTTGATGCAAGCGCCGGCTGATCAGGAAACCGGTCGGATGAAACTTCCAAGGTGTTGCCATCTCGCTTTGATTTATGTTCAACGTCGCGCAGAAAAATTGGCGGCTTTCCGGAGGAAACAGGTGAGCGAAAACGACCGGCAGCAGCGAATGTCGCTAGGCTTTGCTCGTGATTAA